One part of the Athene noctua chromosome Z, bAthNoc1.hap1.1, whole genome shotgun sequence genome encodes these proteins:
- the B4GALT1 gene encoding beta-1,4-galactosyltransferase 1, with translation MKEPSLPGTSLQRACRLLVAFCALHLSATLLYYLAGSALGPPGSPEPPPRRPPPANLSLPLSRPPPPAAARPRPPSASPPPPGPCPEPSPLLVGALRVEFSQPVNLEEVARINPEVKAGGRFAPKDCIALQKVAIIIPFRNREEHLKYWLYYLHPILQRQQLDYGVYVINQDGEEEFNRAKLLNIGFAEALKEYDYDCFVFSDVDLIPMDDRNTYKCYSQPRHLSVSMDKFGFRLPYNQYFGGVSALSKEQFTKINGFPNNYWGWGGEDDDIYNRLVFKGMGISRPDAVIGKCRMIRHSRDRKNEPNPERFDRIAHTRETMSSDGLNTLSYKVLRTDKYPLYTKITVDIGSPNS, from the exons ATGAAGGAGCCGTCGCTGCCCGGCACCTCGCTGCAGCGGGCCTGCCGCCTCCTCGTCGCCTTCTGCGCCCTCCACCTTTCGGCCACGCTGCTCTACTACCTGGCGGGCAGCGCCCTGGGGCCGCCGGGCAGCCCCGAGCCGCCGCCGCGTCGCCCGCCGCCCGCCAACCTCTCGCTGCCGctctcccgcccgccgccgcccgccgccgcccggccccggcccccgtccgcctcgccgccgccgccgggcccctgCCCCGAGCCCTCCCCGCTGCTCG TTGGTGCACTACGTGTGGAGTTTTCCCAGCCTGTGAACCTGGAAGAAGTGGCGAGAATCAACCCAGAGGTCAAAGCAGGAGGTCGTTTTGCTCCAAAGGACTGCATAGCACTTCAGAAAGTAGCAATAATCATACCATTCAGGAACAGAGAGGAGCATCTGAAGTACTGGCTCTATTACCTGCACCCCATTCTCCAAAGGCAGCAACTAGATTATGGAGTATATGTTATCAACCAG gaTGGAGAAGAAGAATTTAACCGTGCTAAACTGCTGAATATAGGATTCGCAGAGGCCTTGAAAGAGTATGACTATGATTGCTTTGTGTTTAGTGACGTAGACCTCATCCCAATGGATGACAGGAACACCTACAAATGTTACAGCCAGCCACGCCACCTCTCTGTATCCATGGATAAATTTGGATTTCG gtTGCCTTACAATCAGTATTTTGGAGGCGTGTCTGCCTTGAGCAAAGAGCAGTTCACAAAGATCAACGGGTTCCCAAACAATTACTGGGGTTGGGGTGGCGAAGATGATGACATTTATAACAG GCTGGTGTTTAAAGGCATGGGGATATCCCGTCCGGATGCCGTCATTGGCAAGTGCAGAATGATTCGGCATTCCCGGGACCGGAAGAACGAACCCAACCCCGAGAG GTTTGACCGAATTGCTCACACAAGGGAGACAATGAGCTCTGACGGCTTAAATACACTATCCTACAAGGTGTTAAGAACTGACAAGTACCCTCTGTATACAAAGATCACAGTGGACATTGGCTCACCAAATAGCTAA